In Oryzias melastigma strain HK-1 linkage group LG16, ASM292280v2, whole genome shotgun sequence, a single genomic region encodes these proteins:
- the rab13 gene encoding ras-related protein Rab-13 produces the protein MAKKYDFLFKLLLIGDSGVGKTCLIIRFAEDNFNSTYISTIGIDFKVKTIEVDGKKVKLQVWDTAGQERFKTITTAYYRGAMGIILVYDITDEKSFENIQNWMKSIKENASAGVSRMLLGNKCDIEAKRKVSKETGEKLAKEHGIRFFETSAKSSINVEESFQALARDILQKSSKKPGPTGREVKITSNTQQKSSKCVLL, from the exons ATGGCGAAAAAGTACGATTTCCTCTTTAAACTGTTGCTCATCGGGGACAGCGGAGTGGGCAAAACGTGTCTGATCATTCGCTTTGCTGAAGACAATTTCAACTCTACATACATATCCACCATTG GGAttgactttaaagtaaaaaccaTTGAAGTGGATGGAAAGAAAGTGAAGCTACAAGTGTG GGACACGGCAGGACAGGAAAGGTTCAAGACCATCACTACCGCTTACTACAGAGGAGCCATG GGGATCATCCTGGTTTATGACATCACAGATGAGAAGTCCTTTGAAAACATCCAGAACTGGATGAAGAGCATCAAAGAA AATGCATCAGCTGGAGTCAGTCGGATGCTGCTGGGAAATAAGTGTGACATTGAGGCAAAGAGGAAAGTTTCCAAAGAGACGGGAGAGAAG CTGGCTAAAGAGCACGGCATCAGATTCTTCGAGACCAGTGCAAAGTCAAGCATTAACGTGGAGGAG TCATTTCAGGCTTTAGCACGAGACATATTACAAAAATCCAGCAAGAAGCCG GGCCCTACTGGCCGAGAAGTGAAAATCACCAGCAACACACAGCAGAAGTCCTCAAAGTGTGTCCTCCTATAG
- the rps27.2 gene encoding 40S ribosomal protein S27.2, with product MPLAKDLLYPTQEEEKRRHKKKRLVQCPNSYFMDVKCPGCYKITTVFSHAQTVVLCVGCSTVLCQPTGGKARLTEGCSFRRKQH from the exons ATGCCC CTCGCAAAAGATTTGCTGTACCCTACTCAGGAGGAGGAAAAGAGGAGACACAAGAAGAAGCGTCTTGTTCAGTGTCCTAACTCCTATTTTATGGATGTGAAATGTCCAG GTTGTTATAAGATCACCACCGTGTTCAGCCATGCTCAGACTGTAGTTCTGTGTGTCGGCTGCTCGACTGTCCTCTGCCAGCCAACAGGAGGGAAGGCCCGTCTGACAGAAG GATGCTCCTTCAGGAGGAAACAGCATTAG